The proteins below come from a single Agrobacterium vitis genomic window:
- the ubiG gene encoding bifunctional 2-polyprenyl-6-hydroxyphenol methylase/3-demethylubiquinol 3-O-methyltransferase UbiG, with amino-acid sequence MSETAKSTIDQAEVDRFSAMAAEWWDPTGKFKPLHKINPVRLAYIRDKACENYQRDPRSNQPLSGLRVLDIGCGGGLLSEPIARMGADVLGADASAKNIGIAQTHAAQTGVSVDYRAVTAEALAAAGESFDIVLNMEVVEHVADVEYFISTCASMVRPGGIMLISTINRTLKAAALAIGACEYVLRWLPRGTHQYEKLVRPEELEKPILGAGMNVSETVGVFFNPFQNQWNLSSDTDVNYMMLTRRPTSTRE; translated from the coding sequence ATGAGCGAGACCGCCAAGAGCACCATCGATCAGGCCGAGGTCGACCGCTTTTCCGCCATGGCTGCTGAATGGTGGGACCCCACCGGCAAATTCAAGCCGCTCCATAAGATCAATCCGGTGCGCCTTGCCTATATCCGCGACAAAGCCTGCGAAAACTATCAGCGCGATCCACGCTCCAATCAGCCGCTATCGGGCCTGCGGGTTCTCGACATCGGCTGTGGCGGCGGCTTGCTGTCGGAACCCATTGCCCGCATGGGCGCCGACGTGCTGGGCGCTGATGCCTCCGCCAAGAATATCGGCATCGCCCAGACCCATGCCGCCCAGACCGGCGTGAGCGTGGATTACCGCGCCGTCACCGCCGAGGCCCTGGCCGCTGCTGGCGAAAGCTTCGATATCGTGCTGAACATGGAAGTCGTTGAGCATGTCGCCGATGTCGAGTATTTCATCTCCACCTGCGCCTCCATGGTGCGCCCTGGCGGGATCATGCTGATTTCGACCATCAACCGCACCCTGAAGGCTGCGGCGCTTGCCATCGGTGCCTGCGAATACGTTCTGCGCTGGCTGCCGCGCGGCACCCATCAATATGAAAAACTGGTGCGCCCGGAAGAATTGGAAAAGCCAATCCTTGGCGCAGGCATGAATGTGTCCGAGACTGTCGGCGTATTCTTCAACCCGTTCCAGAATCAGTGGAATCTGTCCTCCGACACGGATGTCAATTACATGATGCTGACCCGCAGGCCGACGTCCACCCGGGAGTGA
- a CDS encoding SH3 domain-containing protein, with protein MKPLYLSAFAGLMAVALPAAAEAAQAFATANVNLRAGPSTQYPPVLVVPAGNSVRIFGCLSSANWCDVGYAGYRGWISGSYLQTQYSNRRVYVDPDYYQPLGIPTVTFQVDNYWDRYYRGRDFYRERDRWRRAPPPPPVWRRDGPPPRFMGGDGPPPPGAPDMDRRRGPDPRMQDPRMDGDRDRMMRDDRQRPRPDDRRPDDRRQDDRRPDDRRPDDRRPDNRGPDNMRPGDQRRDQMQPPQGQRPDRPDRNAPDGNRPPPPPPPAPGQAAPPPPPPPPPGAACAPNTPNCPPR; from the coding sequence ATGAAACCACTTTACCTGTCGGCCTTTGCAGGGCTGATGGCAGTTGCGTTGCCGGCGGCCGCTGAGGCGGCCCAGGCATTTGCAACGGCGAATGTTAACTTGCGGGCTGGGCCCAGCACACAATATCCACCTGTTCTGGTCGTGCCAGCCGGTAATTCCGTGCGGATCTTCGGCTGCCTGTCTTCGGCCAATTGGTGCGATGTCGGTTACGCGGGCTATCGCGGCTGGATTTCCGGCAGCTATTTGCAGACCCAATATTCCAACCGCCGGGTCTATGTCGATCCGGATTATTATCAGCCGCTCGGCATTCCGACCGTGACCTTCCAGGTTGATAATTATTGGGATCGCTATTATCGCGGCCGCGATTTTTACCGCGAACGGGATCGCTGGCGCCGTGCGCCGCCACCGCCGCCGGTTTGGCGCCGCGATGGTCCACCGCCCCGCTTCATGGGTGGTGATGGTCCCCCGCCTCCAGGCGCACCGGACATGGATCGCCGTCGTGGACCGGACCCAAGGATGCAGGATCCGCGAATGGACGGCGACCGTGACCGGATGATGCGCGATGACCGGCAGAGGCCTCGCCCGGATGATCGTCGGCCAGATGATCGCAGGCAAGATGACAGGCGGCCAGACGATAGACGCCCGGACGACAGGCGTCCCGATAACAGAGGGCCGGATAACATGCGTCCAGGCGATCAGCGTCGTGACCAGATGCAGCCGCCACAAGGCCAGCGTCCTGATCGGCCAGACCGCAATGCGCCGGATGGAAACCGTCCGCCGCCACCGCCGCCGCCAGCGCCAGGTCAGGCTGCCCCGCCTCCGCCTCCGCCACCACCACCGGGTGCAGCCTGTGCGCCAAACACACCGAATTGCCCGCCACGGTAA
- a CDS encoding AcvB/VirJ family lysyl-phosphatidylglycerol hydrolase: MKSSTYRLTKGSLARNCLAAGVLAWASSTAAFVQPALAEDPQYETGTIPDPVIAMPDDKPKSIVFLLSDKDGWSDKMKTEAERLRSNGSIVVGIDTPRYLQSLQADLKSSDEDDCIYTVSDIEDLSHQIQRHVGGADYLPPLVAGIGEGGTLALAILAQTPNATIGETLAVDPGDVIPLPEQFCTPAVKTEKNGGIVYGLTDGALPDPASVRFSPSADPAGRAHVADLLKDHSDIDVADSQKPAAQTLSDGIDLMIAATAKEASPLGLPLTLMDVDKPAFDTMAIIYSGDGGWRDIDSEMASYFQSEGLPVVGVDSLRYFWSERKPQETADDLARIITAFTKRWKVKHVMLVGFSFGADISPPVYNLLPDNIRQKINQVSLLSMSQASDFEISVTGWLGAKSSGAGGDPTKEVAKMPAGLVQCLYGADDEEDDGCHKLDPKKVDVVKLEGGHHFDGDYEALAKLLLDRLKTRKLD; encoded by the coding sequence ATGAAATCGTCAACTTATCGTCTCACCAAGGGCAGTCTGGCCCGCAATTGTCTGGCTGCCGGCGTTCTGGCATGGGCGTCGTCTACGGCCGCCTTCGTGCAGCCCGCCCTGGCCGAGGACCCGCAATACGAAACAGGCACGATACCCGATCCGGTTATCGCCATGCCGGACGACAAACCGAAATCCATCGTTTTCCTGTTGTCCGACAAGGACGGCTGGAGCGACAAGATGAAGACTGAGGCTGAAAGATTGCGCAGCAACGGCTCGATCGTCGTCGGCATCGATACGCCGCGCTATCTGCAATCCCTACAAGCCGATCTGAAGTCGTCCGATGAGGACGATTGCATCTATACCGTGTCCGACATCGAGGACCTGTCCCATCAGATTCAGCGGCATGTCGGCGGTGCGGATTACCTGCCGCCGCTGGTGGCGGGCATCGGTGAAGGCGGTACGCTGGCCTTAGCGATCCTGGCCCAGACACCCAACGCGACCATCGGCGAAACGCTGGCTGTCGATCCCGGCGACGTCATTCCCCTGCCCGAACAGTTCTGCACCCCGGCAGTCAAGACCGAAAAGAACGGCGGCATCGTCTATGGCCTGACCGACGGCGCGCTTCCCGATCCGGCCAGCGTCCGGTTTTCGCCTTCTGCCGATCCCGCCGGGCGCGCCCATGTGGCCGATCTCCTGAAGGATCATTCCGATATCGACGTGGCCGATAGCCAGAAGCCTGCCGCCCAGACCCTGTCGGACGGCATCGACTTGATGATCGCAGCCACCGCCAAGGAGGCCTCGCCCCTTGGCTTGCCGCTGACACTGATGGATGTCGATAAACCGGCATTTGATACGATGGCGATCATCTATTCCGGTGATGGTGGCTGGCGCGATATCGACAGCGAAATGGCAAGCTATTTCCAGAGTGAAGGCCTGCCCGTCGTCGGCGTCGATTCGCTGCGCTATTTCTGGTCGGAGCGCAAACCGCAGGAAACAGCGGACGATCTCGCCCGCATCATCACCGCCTTCACCAAGCGCTGGAAGGTCAAGCATGTGATGCTGGTCGGCTTTTCCTTCGGAGCGGACATTAGCCCGCCGGTTTATAATCTCCTGCCAGACAATATCCGTCAGAAAATCAATCAGGTATCGCTGCTGTCCATGTCGCAGGCATCCGATTTCGAGATTTCCGTGACCGGCTGGCTGGGAGCAAAAAGCAGCGGCGCCGGCGGCGATCCCACCAAGGAAGTCGCCAAAATGCCAGCGGGCCTGGTGCAATGCCTTTATGGCGCCGATGACGAGGAAGATGATGGTTGCCACAAGCTCGACCCGAAGAAGGTCGATGTCGTCAAGCTTGAGGGCGGTCACCATTTCGATGGCGACTATGAAGCCCTTGCCAAACTGCTTCTGGATCGGCTGAAAACCCGCAAGCTGGATTGA
- the mprF gene encoding bifunctional lysylphosphatidylglycerol flippase/synthetase MprF, translating into MAAEIQSESQESAEPPTRSGWRAALADYGRAIAAVFTLVIFAAVALAIYRLTEEVSYDDVVSAMATTGYDQILLAVVFTALSFLSLCLYDWNAMEFIGRKRPMAEVALTAFSAYAVGNAAGFGMLSGGAIRYRAYSRAGLAPDEIGRVIAFVTLSFSLGLAAVTALSLIPMSSEIAPLLNISPLWLRGLAIAIVLGFAVLIVIGQRRSLTFAGVTLRMADTPTLSRQFLVTVADLAFSASVVYALLPEQAAISWPAFFAIYSIAIGIGVLSHVPAGIGVFETVIIAALGPTTNIDAVLASLVVYRLIYYVLPLILAIVLVTITELRHYSKTPALAGVGRTAARISPALLGALTFILGVMLIFSSVTPTPESNLEFLQNIVPLPVVEGAHFFTSLLGLFLVIAARGLAQRLDGAWWAAMVGASTALVLSLLKAFAVLEASALAILLIGLFASKRLFIRPASLFRQVLTSSWLTAIALICIFACFILFFVYRDVDYTRSLWWEFEFSEEAPRSLRAMLGLTIFSSALAVFSLLRPAAPAVTPSSPEDIEKAVAILSKSDVADSNLVRTGDKAVMFSPDGLAFLMYGKQGRSWIAFLDPVGPKKSRDELVWQFVESARLAGCRAVFYQASPVLLPAIADAGMQAFKLGELAVVDLSRFDLKGGKWANLRQSAAKAERDGLSYDIIPLANVPDILEDLRGVSDGWLAQHRAKEKGFSLGAFTDDYILSQPVIVLRFEGRIVAFANILVTETKAESSIDLMRFSPEAPKGSMDYLFVSLLTHLRSEGYEHFNLGMAPLSGLSRRDVAPVWDRIANTFYEHGERFYNFKGLRAFKTKFHPEWQPRYLAVSGGLSPVIALLDATLLIGGGLKGVVKK; encoded by the coding sequence ATGGCAGCCGAAATACAATCCGAGAGCCAGGAAAGCGCCGAGCCGCCGACCAGGTCCGGATGGCGGGCAGCCCTTGCCGATTATGGCAGGGCGATTGCCGCCGTGTTCACGCTGGTCATTTTTGCCGCCGTAGCGCTGGCGATCTACCGGCTGACGGAAGAAGTCAGCTATGACGACGTCGTCTCGGCCATGGCCACCACCGGCTATGACCAGATCCTGCTGGCGGTGGTGTTTACCGCGCTCAGCTTCCTGTCGCTGTGTCTCTACGACTGGAACGCCATGGAATTCATCGGCCGCAAACGCCCGATGGCGGAAGTGGCGCTGACCGCCTTCAGTGCCTATGCAGTTGGCAATGCGGCGGGCTTCGGCATGCTGTCGGGTGGCGCGATCCGCTACCGGGCCTATTCGCGGGCAGGCCTTGCCCCGGATGAAATCGGCCGTGTCATCGCCTTCGTCACCCTGTCCTTCAGCCTGGGGCTTGCCGCGGTCACCGCGCTGTCGCTTATTCCGATGTCCTCGGAAATCGCGCCGCTGCTGAATATCAGCCCGCTCTGGCTGCGCGGCCTGGCGATTGCCATCGTCCTTGGCTTTGCCGTGCTGATCGTCATCGGCCAGCGCCGCAGCCTGACCTTTGCCGGCGTGACGTTACGGATGGCCGATACCCCGACCCTGTCGCGGCAGTTTCTGGTCACCGTGGCCGATCTCGCCTTTTCCGCCTCGGTCGTCTATGCGCTCTTGCCGGAACAGGCCGCCATTTCCTGGCCAGCCTTCTTTGCAATCTATTCCATCGCGATTGGTATTGGCGTACTCAGTCATGTGCCTGCTGGCATCGGCGTGTTTGAAACCGTCATCATCGCCGCGCTTGGCCCGACCACCAATATCGACGCGGTGCTCGCCTCGCTGGTGGTTTACCGCCTGATCTATTATGTTTTACCGCTGATTCTGGCCATCGTGCTGGTGACAATCACCGAGCTGCGTCATTATTCCAAAACCCCGGCACTAGCCGGGGTCGGACGCACCGCAGCCCGAATATCACCGGCACTTCTCGGCGCACTGACCTTCATTCTCGGCGTCATGCTGATTTTCTCCAGCGTCACGCCGACGCCGGAAAGCAATCTCGAATTCCTGCAAAACATCGTGCCGCTGCCCGTGGTGGAAGGCGCGCATTTCTTCACCAGCTTGCTCGGGCTATTTCTGGTCATCGCGGCGCGCGGCCTTGCCCAGCGGTTGGACGGCGCGTGGTGGGCGGCCATGGTTGGAGCCTCGACCGCCCTGGTCCTCTCGCTGCTGAAAGCCTTTGCGGTGCTGGAAGCCTCGGCGCTAGCCATCCTGCTGATCGGCCTGTTCGCCAGCAAGCGGCTGTTCATTCGCCCCGCCTCGCTGTTTCGCCAGGTGCTGACCTCGTCCTGGCTGACTGCCATCGCCCTGATCTGCATTTTTGCCTGCTTCATCCTGTTCTTCGTCTATCGCGATGTCGATTACACCCGCTCGCTCTGGTGGGAATTCGAGTTTTCGGAAGAAGCGCCGCGCTCGCTGCGCGCCATGCTGGGCCTGACCATCTTCTCATCGGCGCTGGCGGTCTTCAGCCTGCTGCGCCCCGCAGCGCCCGCCGTGACGCCGTCAAGCCCGGAAGATATAGAGAAGGCCGTCGCCATTCTCAGCAAGTCGGATGTGGCCGATAGCAATCTGGTGCGCACCGGCGACAAGGCCGTGATGTTTTCACCGGATGGCCTGGCTTTCCTGATGTATGGCAAGCAGGGCCGCTCGTGGATCGCCTTTCTCGATCCGGTCGGGCCGAAAAAGTCCCGCGACGAACTGGTTTGGCAATTCGTCGAATCGGCTCGTTTGGCTGGCTGCCGGGCCGTCTTCTACCAGGCCTCGCCCGTACTGCTGCCGGCGATTGCCGATGCCGGCATGCAGGCCTTCAAACTGGGAGAACTGGCGGTCGTTGATCTCTCCCGCTTCGACCTGAAGGGCGGAAAATGGGCCAATCTTCGCCAAAGTGCCGCCAAGGCCGAGCGCGACGGACTGAGTTATGACATCATTCCCCTGGCCAACGTGCCTGATATTCTCGAAGATCTCCGGGGCGTGTCGGATGGCTGGCTTGCCCAGCACCGCGCCAAGGAAAAGGGCTTTTCCCTCGGCGCGTTCACCGATGACTATATCCTGAGCCAGCCAGTGATCGTGCTGCGTTTCGAAGGTCGGATCGTCGCTTTTGCCAATATCCTGGTGACGGAAACCAAGGCTGAGTCATCCATCGACCTGATGCGCTTTTCGCCGGAGGCCCCGAAGGGATCAATGGACTATCTGTTCGTCAGCCTGCTGACCCATCTGCGCAGCGAGGGGTACGAACATTTCAACCTGGGCATGGCGCCCCTATCGGGCCTGTCGAGACGCGATGTGGCCCCGGTCTGGGATCGCATTGCCAACACATTCTATGAGCATGGTGAGCGCTTCTACAATTTCAAGGGGCTTCGGGCTTTCAAGACAAAGTTTCATCCCGAATGGCAACCCCGCTATCTCGCCGTTTCAGGCGGCCTCAGTCCGGTCATCGCGCTCCTGGACGCAACTCTCCTGATCGGTGGCGGTCTGAAAGGCGTGGTAAAGAAATGA
- a CDS encoding aspartate kinase produces MARIVMKFGGTSVANLERIHNVARHVKREVDAGHEVAVVVSAMSGKTNELVDWVQTMPKVAGAASPFYDAREYDAIVASGEQVTSGLLAIALQSLGINARSWQGWQIAIKTDNAHGAARIQDIDGSDIIRRMGEGQVAVVAGFQGIGPDNRIATLGRGGSDTSAVAIAAAVKADRCDIYTDVDGVYTTDPRIEPKARRLKKVAFEEMLEMASLGAKVLQVRSVELAMVHKVRTFVRSSFEDPDAPGMGDVLNPPGTLICDEEEIVEQEVVTGIAYAKDEAQISLRRLADRPGVSAAIFGPLSESHINVDMIVQNISEDGSKTDMTFTVPSGDVDKALKVLSDNQEKIGFDVVQSEKGLVKVSVIGIGMRSHAGVAATAFRALADKGINIKAITTSEIKISILIDGPYAELAVRTLHSCYGLDKA; encoded by the coding sequence ATGGCGCGCATTGTGATGAAATTCGGCGGTACATCCGTCGCCAATCTTGAACGCATTCACAACGTGGCGCGGCATGTGAAACGTGAAGTGGATGCCGGCCACGAAGTTGCCGTGGTGGTTTCGGCCATGTCCGGCAAGACCAACGAATTGGTGGACTGGGTCCAGACCATGCCCAAGGTCGCCGGTGCTGCTTCGCCTTTCTATGATGCGCGTGAATATGACGCTATCGTGGCCTCCGGTGAACAGGTGACATCCGGTCTGCTCGCCATCGCCCTGCAATCGCTCGGTATTAATGCCCGCTCCTGGCAGGGCTGGCAGATTGCCATCAAGACCGACAATGCGCATGGCGCGGCCCGCATCCAGGACATCGACGGTTCCGATATCATCCGCCGTATGGGTGAGGGGCAGGTCGCCGTGGTGGCCGGTTTCCAGGGCATTGGCCCGGACAATCGCATTGCCACGCTGGGTCGCGGCGGCTCCGATACATCGGCTGTCGCAATCGCTGCGGCTGTGAAGGCCGACCGTTGCGACATCTATACCGATGTCGATGGTGTCTATACCACCGATCCACGCATCGAACCCAAGGCGCGCCGCCTGAAAAAGGTGGCCTTCGAGGAAATGCTGGAAATGGCTTCGCTTGGCGCCAAGGTATTGCAGGTGCGCTCCGTCGAACTGGCCATGGTACACAAGGTGCGCACCTTCGTGCGCTCGAGCTTTGAAGATCCCGATGCTCCGGGCATGGGTGACGTGCTGAATCCGCCCGGAACGTTGATTTGCGATGAGGAAGAGATCGTGGAACAGGAAGTTGTGACCGGCATTGCCTATGCCAAGGACGAAGCCCAGATATCCCTGCGCCGGCTGGCTGATCGTCCCGGTGTTTCGGCGGCGATTTTCGGACCGCTGTCCGAATCGCATATCAATGTCGATATGATCGTCCAGAATATTTCCGAGGACGGTTCCAAGACCGATATGACCTTTACCGTCCCATCCGGGGATGTGGATAAAGCCCTGAAAGTGCTCTCCGACAACCAGGAAAAAATCGGTTTCGACGTGGTGCAAAGCGAAAAGGGCCTGGTCAAGGTCTCGGTGATCGGCATTGGCATGCGCAGCCACGCAGGGGTTGCGGCGACCGCTTTCCGTGCACTTGCCGATAAAGGCATCAATATCAAGGCGATCACCACCTCCGAGATCAAGATTTCCATCCTGATCGACGGTCCTTACGCTGAATTGGCTGTTCGCACTTTGCATTCCTGCTACGGTCTCGATAAGGCTTGA